One window from the genome of Amycolatopsis sp. NBC_01480 encodes:
- the lepB gene encoding signal peptidase I, giving the protein MVEPVPQNAAEDDPDRSDEDQPRLSRSEERRGSHRRGKSSKKRSFWKELPILIVIALVLTILIQAFLAKVYMIPSGSMEATLHGCPGCTGDRILVDRVTYDFTDPSPGDVIVFKGPPAWTENEIMPQESGNIVVRALRGLGSLVGFAPPDERDFVKRVIATGGQTVQCCDPQNRVIVDGKALDEPYVHWENPDHAVQESFAPVKVPQGALWVMGDNRNNSADSRYQGGGGPNGAVPVGDVIGKARIIVLPPSRWGGITDHNPQASAQPVALGAPAWQEGLPLGVGIAGAVPTLFLGRRVKAGIRKAAGRRR; this is encoded by the coding sequence GTGGTCGAACCCGTGCCCCAGAACGCCGCTGAGGATGACCCCGACCGCTCGGACGAGGACCAGCCCCGGCTGTCCCGTTCCGAGGAGCGTCGGGGCTCCCACCGGCGAGGCAAGTCCTCGAAGAAGCGGTCGTTCTGGAAGGAGCTGCCGATCCTGATCGTGATCGCCCTGGTGCTCACGATCCTGATCCAGGCGTTCCTGGCCAAGGTCTACATGATCCCCTCGGGGTCCATGGAGGCCACGCTGCACGGCTGCCCCGGCTGCACCGGTGACCGCATCCTGGTCGACCGCGTCACGTACGACTTCACGGACCCGTCGCCGGGCGACGTGATCGTGTTCAAGGGCCCGCCCGCGTGGACCGAGAACGAGATCATGCCGCAGGAGTCGGGCAACATCGTGGTCCGCGCGCTGCGCGGGCTGGGCTCGCTGGTCGGCTTCGCGCCGCCGGACGAGCGGGACTTCGTCAAGCGCGTGATCGCCACCGGCGGCCAGACCGTGCAGTGCTGCGATCCGCAGAACCGCGTGATCGTGGACGGCAAGGCGCTCGACGAGCCGTACGTCCACTGGGAGAACCCGGACCACGCGGTGCAGGAGAGCTTCGCCCCGGTGAAGGTGCCCCAGGGCGCGCTCTGGGTGATGGGCGACAACCGCAACAACTCCGCCGACTCCCGGTACCAGGGCGGCGGCGGCCCCAACGGCGCGGTCCCGGTCGGCGACGTGATCGGCAAGGCCCGGATCATCGTGCTCCCGCCGAGCCGCTGGGGCGGCATCACCGACCACAACCCGCAGGCGAGTGCCCAGCCGGTCGCGCTCGGCGCCCCGGCCTGGCAGGAAGGCCTGCCGCTCGGTGTCGGCATCGCCGGAGCCGTCCCCACGCTCTTCCTCGGACGGCGTGTGAAGGCGGGCATCCGCAAGGCGGCCGGCCGGAGACGCTAG
- a CDS encoding ribonuclease HII yields MVRGEFLWGLQGALDRRGLGPVAGVDEAGAGACAGPLVVASCVLRPGDGARLPELTDSKMLTAKARDRVYDQVLKRAVDYAVIVIPSEQVDLLGIRVMNLEGMRRAVAALREHPGYVLTDGFPVPGIPAPSVAVIKGDRCVASIAAASVLAKVTRDRIMKGLHGELPHYGFDVHKGYSTADHLAALDEHGPSPAHRWSYTNVATAAARHGLTPPHPVVLTYAALENPSVPVRALASSVGKNERSAAGAARRTRGGARIS; encoded by the coding sequence GTGGTGCGCGGCGAGTTCTTGTGGGGCCTGCAGGGTGCGCTCGACCGTCGTGGCCTCGGCCCCGTCGCCGGGGTGGACGAAGCCGGCGCCGGCGCGTGTGCCGGGCCGCTGGTGGTCGCCTCGTGTGTGCTGCGCCCCGGCGACGGCGCCCGGCTGCCCGAGCTGACCGACTCGAAGATGCTCACGGCGAAGGCCCGCGACCGCGTTTACGACCAGGTCCTCAAGCGCGCGGTCGACTACGCGGTGATCGTCATCCCGTCCGAACAGGTCGACCTGCTCGGCATCCGGGTGATGAACCTGGAGGGGATGCGGCGGGCGGTCGCCGCGCTGCGCGAGCATCCCGGGTATGTGCTCACCGACGGCTTCCCGGTCCCCGGCATCCCGGCCCCCAGCGTCGCGGTCATCAAGGGCGACCGCTGCGTGGCCAGCATCGCGGCCGCGTCGGTGCTCGCGAAGGTGACGCGGGACCGGATCATGAAGGGCCTGCACGGCGAGCTGCCGCACTACGGCTTCGACGTGCACAAGGGCTACAGCACGGCCGACCACCTGGCGGCGCTGGACGAGCACGGGCCCAGCCCGGCGCACCGCTGGTCCTACACGAATGTGGCCACCGCGGCCGCCCGGCACGGCCTCACCCCACCGCATCCGGTCGTGCTCACCTACGCTGCCTTGGAGAACCCGAGCGTGCCGGTCCGTGCCCTGGCCAGCTCGGTGGGTAAGAATGAACGCTCCGCCGCCGGAGCAGCAAGACGAACGCGAGGAGGGGCGCGGATTTCATGA
- a CDS encoding DUF2469 domain-containing protein, producing MSAEDLEKYETEMELSLYREYRDIVGQFSYVVETERRFYLANAVDVQVRDGGGEVYFEVRMSDAWVWDMYRPARFVKHVRVITFKDVNVEELDKPDLRLPEDGPFSG from the coding sequence ATGAGCGCAGAGGATCTCGAGAAGTACGAGACCGAGATGGAGCTCTCGCTGTACCGCGAGTACCGCGACATCGTCGGCCAGTTCTCGTACGTGGTGGAGACCGAGCGTCGGTTCTACCTGGCCAACGCCGTCGACGTGCAGGTGCGTGACGGTGGTGGCGAGGTGTACTTCGAGGTCCGCATGTCGGACGCGTGGGTCTGGGACATGTACCGCCCCGCCCGGTTCGTCAAGCACGTCCGGGTCATCACGTTCAAGGACGTCAACGTGGAGGAACTCGACAAGCCGGACCTCCGGCTGCCCGAGGACGGCCCGTTCTCGGGCTGA
- a CDS encoding YraN family protein, which produces MNDSLRRRALWRREFGRWGEDLAARHLQEAGLVLLSRNWSCREGELDLVLAEGDRVVFCEVKTRSGDDYGTPAESVTPEKVDRVRKAAEQWLRAFRIGWCRTRYDVVTVFAPVGGQPTVRHIAGAF; this is translated from the coding sequence ATGAACGACAGTCTTCGGCGGCGCGCGCTGTGGCGCCGCGAGTTCGGCCGCTGGGGTGAGGACCTGGCCGCCCGGCACCTCCAGGAGGCGGGGCTCGTCCTGCTCAGCCGGAACTGGAGCTGCCGCGAAGGCGAGCTCGACCTGGTGCTGGCCGAGGGCGACCGGGTGGTGTTCTGCGAGGTGAAGACCCGCTCCGGCGACGACTACGGCACCCCGGCCGAGTCCGTCACCCCGGAGAAGGTCGATCGCGTGCGCAAGGCGGCGGAGCAGTGGCTGCGGGCGTTCCGGATCGGCTGGTGCCGCACGCGGTACGACGTGGTCACCGTCTTCGCGCCGGTCGGCGGGCAGCCGACGGTGCGGCACATCGCGGGGGCGTTCTGA
- a CDS encoding YifB family Mg chelatase-like AAA ATPase, translated as MPLAKAWSVALLGIEGRVVEIEADLGGGLSRVTLVGLPDAGLREAKDRVRSAVRNSGQPWPDGKVTLGLSPANLPKVGSGYDLGIAAAVLAATGAVPATKLLRTILLGELALDGRIRPVRGVLPGLLAARAAGYERALVPSESLGEAALVEDLEVAGVSRLTDLVAWLKDEGELEPRPEPVPPDPPAVPDLVDVVGQPEARWALEVAAAGGHHLLLTGPPGVGKTMLAKRLPGLLPPLSPEESLQVTAVHSVDGTLSKSSPLVTVPPFVAPHHSITVAALIGGGSGLAVPGAISRAHRGVLFLDEVCEFGPERLDSLRTVVEEGEVRIARVKGAVRYPARFQLVMATNPCPCAQPREIDCTCSPLARRRYFARLSGPLLDRVDLRVSLRPLTAMSAHLTAAPEPSATVRARVQSARDRAAHRWQAHGWQSNSEVPGPSLRREFRLPPATTVLLDRALTKGVLTARGADRCLRIAWTLADLAGTPHPTPDHVSAALDFRERTAA; from the coding sequence ATGCCGCTGGCGAAAGCGTGGTCGGTGGCCCTGCTCGGGATCGAGGGCCGGGTGGTGGAGATCGAGGCGGACCTGGGCGGCGGGCTGAGCCGCGTGACGCTGGTCGGCCTGCCGGACGCGGGCCTGCGCGAGGCGAAGGACCGCGTGCGCTCGGCCGTGCGGAATTCGGGCCAGCCGTGGCCCGACGGCAAGGTGACGCTGGGGCTGTCGCCGGCGAATCTGCCCAAGGTGGGCTCGGGGTACGACCTCGGCATCGCGGCGGCGGTGCTGGCGGCCACCGGCGCTGTGCCGGCCACGAAGCTGCTGCGCACGATCCTGCTCGGCGAACTGGCGCTGGACGGCCGGATCCGTCCCGTCCGCGGTGTCCTGCCCGGTCTGCTGGCCGCGCGGGCCGCGGGTTACGAGCGCGCGCTCGTCCCGTCGGAGTCGCTGGGGGAGGCGGCGCTGGTCGAGGATCTGGAGGTCGCCGGGGTCTCGCGTCTGACGGACCTGGTGGCGTGGCTGAAGGACGAGGGCGAGCTGGAGCCGCGGCCCGAACCGGTGCCCCCGGACCCGCCCGCGGTGCCGGACCTGGTCGACGTCGTCGGCCAGCCGGAGGCGCGGTGGGCGCTGGAGGTCGCGGCCGCGGGCGGCCACCACCTGCTGCTGACCGGCCCGCCCGGCGTCGGGAAGACGATGCTCGCGAAGCGGTTGCCGGGCCTGCTCCCGCCGCTCTCGCCGGAGGAGTCGCTCCAGGTCACGGCGGTCCACTCGGTCGACGGCACGCTGTCGAAGTCGTCGCCGCTGGTCACCGTCCCGCCTTTTGTCGCCCCGCACCACTCGATCACCGTCGCGGCCCTGATCGGCGGCGGCAGCGGCCTCGCCGTGCCCGGCGCGATCAGCCGGGCACACCGGGGCGTGCTGTTCCTGGACGAGGTCTGCGAATTCGGCCCCGAGCGGCTCGACTCGCTGCGCACCGTCGTCGAGGAGGGCGAGGTCCGCATCGCGCGGGTGAAGGGCGCGGTGCGTTATCCCGCGCGCTTCCAGCTCGTGATGGCGACCAACCCGTGTCCCTGCGCCCAGCCGCGCGAGATCGACTGCACCTGTTCCCCGCTCGCCCGCCGCCGCTACTTCGCGCGCCTCTCGGGCCCCTTGCTGGACCGCGTCGACCTCCGTGTCAGCCTGCGCCCGCTGACCGCCATGTCCGCCCACCTGACCGCCGCCCCGGAACCGTCGGCCACGGTCCGCGCCCGCGTCCAGTCGGCCCGCGACCGCGCTGCCCACCGCTGGCAGGCCCACGGCTGGCAGTCGAACTCGGAGGTCCCGGGCCCGTCGCTGCGTCGCGAGTTCCGGCTGCCCCCGGCCACCACGGTCCTCCTGGACCGAGCCCTCACGAAGGGCGTCCTGACCGCCCGCGGCGCCGACCGTTGCCTCCGCATCGCCTGGACCCTCGCCGACCTCGCCGGCACCCCCCACCCCACCCCCGACCACGTCTCCGCCGCCCTCGACTTCCGCGAACGGACAGCCGCATGA
- the dprA gene encoding DNA-processing protein DprA has translation MSVEPRQTSQATSHEAERLARAYLLRVAEPPAPALVAFVEARGPVEAAERVRSGDCPAKVRKETAARKDVELAEQDLAEAAKIGARLVIPEDDEWPGWPLHSLTLATHEGVADVAPPLALWVRGSASLALAADRAVAVVGARMCSNYGENNAGELGYGLAARQVPLFSGAAIGIDAAAHRGALAGDGVTVAVLGCALDIGYLAGHEGLLKKMADNGGAVISEYPPGTPPARYRFLVRNRLIAGLTDGTVVVEAGRRSGARNTATTAGALGKVVMAIPGPVHSRTSAGCHDLIRDCKATLVANVDEVLDTVGRFGPPPKEGSQQHRPTDGFGKEAMRVYEALVPRAGRSADEVAAESGIPVARVRAVLPELELDGFAMRGATGWRRIIRSAPQGNPS, from the coding sequence ATGAGCGTCGAGCCCCGGCAAACCAGCCAGGCCACCTCCCACGAGGCCGAACGCCTTGCCAGGGCGTATCTGCTGCGCGTCGCCGAGCCGCCCGCGCCGGCGTTGGTCGCCTTCGTGGAGGCGCGCGGTCCCGTCGAGGCCGCGGAGCGCGTGCGCAGCGGCGACTGTCCGGCGAAGGTGCGCAAGGAAACTGCGGCCCGCAAAGACGTCGAACTCGCCGAGCAGGATCTCGCGGAAGCCGCCAAGATCGGTGCCCGCCTGGTGATCCCCGAGGACGACGAGTGGCCGGGCTGGCCGCTGCACTCGCTCACACTCGCCACCCACGAGGGCGTCGCCGACGTCGCCCCGCCGCTGGCGTTGTGGGTGCGGGGCTCAGCGTCGCTCGCCTTGGCGGCGGATCGCGCGGTCGCCGTTGTCGGAGCGCGGATGTGTTCCAACTACGGCGAGAACAACGCGGGAGAGCTCGGCTACGGGCTGGCGGCGCGCCAAGTGCCGCTGTTCTCCGGCGCCGCCATCGGCATCGACGCGGCCGCACATCGCGGAGCACTCGCGGGCGACGGAGTGACCGTCGCGGTCCTCGGGTGCGCCCTCGACATCGGCTACCTGGCCGGCCACGAAGGCCTGCTGAAGAAGATGGCCGACAACGGCGGCGCGGTCATCAGCGAGTACCCGCCCGGCACGCCACCCGCGCGGTACCGATTCCTCGTCCGCAACCGGCTGATCGCGGGCCTCACCGACGGCACCGTGGTCGTCGAAGCCGGCCGTCGCAGCGGCGCGCGCAACACCGCGACCACGGCGGGCGCGCTCGGCAAGGTCGTGATGGCCATACCCGGCCCGGTCCACTCACGCACGTCGGCCGGCTGCCACGACCTGATCCGCGACTGCAAGGCCACGCTCGTCGCGAACGTCGACGAAGTGCTGGACACCGTCGGCCGCTTCGGCCCGCCGCCGAAGGAGGGCAGCCAGCAGCACCGTCCGACGGACGGGTTCGGGAAGGAGGCGATGCGCGTTTACGAGGCGCTGGTGCCGCGCGCCGGTCGTTCGGCCGACGAGGTCGCCGCGGAGTCCGGGATCCCGGTCGCGCGGGTCAGAGCGGTGCTGCCCGAGCTGGAACTCGACGGGTTCGCCATGCGCGGGGCGACCGGGTGGCGCCGGATCATCCGGTCGGCGCCGCAAGGGAATCCGTCGTGA
- a CDS encoding tyrosine recombinase XerC codes for MPSGSVRRDAAARPPGHRKGPPRVDLHALRDGLPQAVRAVVADYERHLTLERGLSPHTVRAYVGDVVSLLAFLTEGEDDGPARGFADLDIGLLRAWLAGQRTGGSGRTTLARRAASARTFTAWAHRQGVLKADPGGRLAAPRAHRTLPGVLREDQADELMRASEAGAAQRDPVALRDRAIVELLYATGIRVSELCGLDVGAVDFSRRVVSVIGKGDKERMVPFGVPAAGALTAWLEAGRPELVSERAAHALFLGVRGNRLDPRAARRVVHEAVAAVPGALDMGPHGLRHSAATHLLEGGADLRSVQELLGHATLATTQLYTHVTVDRLKAIHDRAHPRA; via the coding sequence ATGCCGTCAGGGAGCGTCCGCCGCGACGCAGCCGCGCGCCCGCCCGGGCACCGGAAAGGCCCGCCGCGGGTGGATCTGCACGCGCTCCGGGACGGGTTGCCGCAAGCCGTGCGGGCAGTCGTCGCCGACTACGAGCGGCACCTCACGCTCGAGCGTGGCCTGTCTCCGCACACGGTGCGCGCGTACGTCGGCGATGTGGTGTCCCTGCTGGCGTTCCTGACCGAGGGGGAGGACGACGGCCCGGCGCGCGGGTTCGCCGATCTCGACATCGGTCTGCTGCGGGCGTGGCTCGCCGGGCAGCGCACCGGCGGATCGGGCCGGACGACGCTGGCGCGCAGGGCCGCGTCGGCGCGCACATTCACGGCTTGGGCCCACCGCCAAGGCGTGCTGAAGGCGGATCCGGGCGGGCGGCTCGCCGCGCCGCGGGCGCACCGGACGCTGCCGGGGGTGCTGCGGGAGGACCAGGCGGACGAACTGATGCGGGCGTCGGAGGCCGGCGCCGCCCAGCGCGATCCGGTCGCCCTGCGTGACCGTGCGATCGTCGAACTGCTCTACGCGACCGGCATCCGGGTGTCGGAGCTGTGCGGGCTGGACGTCGGCGCGGTCGATTTCTCCCGGCGCGTCGTCTCCGTGATCGGCAAGGGAGACAAGGAACGGATGGTCCCGTTCGGCGTCCCGGCGGCCGGGGCGCTCACCGCGTGGCTCGAGGCGGGCCGTCCGGAATTGGTCTCGGAACGGGCTGCGCACGCGCTCTTCCTGGGCGTTCGCGGCAACCGGCTTGATCCCCGGGCTGCGCGGCGGGTGGTGCACGAGGCGGTCGCCGCGGTGCCCGGCGCGTTGGACATGGGGCCGCACGGACTGCGGCATTCGGCCGCAACACATCTGCTGGAGGGAGGTGCCGATCTCAGGAGCGTTCAGGAACTGCTCGGTCACGCTACGCTTGCCACGACCCAGCTCTACACTCACGTGACAGTCGATCGGCTGAAGGCGATCCATGACCGAGCCCACCCACGGGCCTGA
- a CDS encoding FliA/WhiG family RNA polymerase sigma factor, producing MSSTPPATEAGVSTPGAEDAVTADGRPGYDVDAGIQALWQQFADQPDQTSRDRLVLHYAPLVKYVAGRVGTGLPTHVDVGDLVQSGIFGLVDAIEKFEPARGLRFETYAMQRIRGAILDDLRAQDWVPRAVRSKAKETERALERLGARLHRAPTDAELATELGVSLDDLRDFYGQLQLTSVVALEDLVSAGKDSGSLVDTLPDDGAVDPVAVLVDQDNRRQLAEAIAQLTERDKIVVSLYYFESLTLAEIGKVLGVTESRVSQLHTRAVMRLRAKLVEQPAT from the coding sequence ATGAGTTCCACGCCTCCTGCCACGGAAGCCGGGGTGAGCACCCCCGGCGCCGAGGACGCCGTCACCGCCGACGGGCGTCCTGGTTATGACGTCGACGCGGGGATCCAGGCGCTGTGGCAGCAGTTCGCCGACCAGCCGGACCAGACTTCGCGCGACCGGCTGGTGCTGCACTACGCGCCGCTGGTCAAGTACGTCGCGGGCCGGGTCGGCACTGGCCTGCCGACGCACGTCGACGTGGGCGATCTCGTGCAGTCGGGCATTTTCGGCCTGGTCGACGCCATCGAGAAGTTCGAGCCGGCCCGCGGCCTGCGCTTCGAGACGTACGCGATGCAGCGCATCCGCGGCGCCATCCTCGACGACCTGCGCGCCCAGGACTGGGTGCCGCGCGCCGTGCGCAGCAAGGCCAAGGAGACCGAGCGCGCCCTGGAGCGCCTCGGCGCGCGCCTGCACCGAGCCCCCACGGACGCCGAACTGGCCACCGAACTCGGCGTCAGCCTCGACGACCTGCGCGACTTCTACGGTCAGCTGCAGCTCACCAGCGTCGTGGCCCTCGAAGACCTGGTCTCGGCTGGCAAGGACAGCGGCTCCCTGGTCGACACCCTCCCCGACGACGGCGCCGTCGACCCGGTCGCCGTCCTAGTCGACCAGGACAACCGCAGGCAGCTCGCGGAGGCCATCGCCCAGCTGACCGAGCGGGACAAGATCGTGGTCAGCCTCTACTACTTCGAAAGCCTCACCCTCGCCGAGATCGGCAAAGTCCTGGGCGTGACGGAATCCCGCGTCAGCCAGCTCCACACCCGCGCAGTGATGCGGCTGCGGGCCAAACTCGTCGAGCAGCCGGCCACCTAG
- a CDS encoding murein hydrolase activator EnvC family protein encodes MGTQLEPTNPNESEATGPTPREAVGPNEGETAGTREDETAAARAGVARAGVARTGLAPAGVAPAGVAQTGVARHDVAELPEPVPVAQAGRLAWPLAPRPEVTRYFEAPESPYGPGHRGVDLAAAPGQEVLAADVGVVVFAGQIAGHGVVSLDHDGGLRTTYQPITPTVTTGEQVYRGQPLGTATPGHPGCSVAACLHWGARRGTEYVDPLALTGAPGRVRLKPWGGEP; translated from the coding sequence CTGGGCACACAGCTCGAGCCGACCAATCCGAACGAGAGCGAAGCGACCGGCCCGACTCCGAGGGAGGCAGTCGGCCCCAACGAGGGCGAGACGGCCGGAACACGCGAGGACGAGACAGCCGCCGCGCGCGCTGGCGTCGCACGCGCTGGCGTCGCACGTACCGGCCTCGCACCTGCTGGCGTCGCACCTGCTGGCGTCGCGCAAACCGGCGTCGCGCGCCATGACGTCGCAGAGCTGCCTGAGCCGGTACCTGTCGCGCAGGCGGGTCGGCTGGCCTGGCCGTTGGCGCCGCGGCCGGAGGTCACGCGGTACTTCGAGGCGCCCGAGTCACCGTACGGACCGGGGCATCGAGGGGTCGATCTGGCAGCAGCGCCTGGGCAGGAGGTCCTCGCCGCGGACGTCGGCGTCGTCGTGTTCGCGGGCCAGATCGCAGGCCACGGGGTGGTGTCCCTCGACCACGACGGTGGCCTCCGCACCACCTACCAGCCCATCACCCCGACGGTCACCACCGGCGAACAGGTCTACCGCGGACAACCGCTGGGCACCGCCACACCAGGCCATCCCGGCTGCTCCGTCGCCGCTTGCCTGCACTGGGGCGCCCGCCGCGGCACCGAGTACGTCGACCCTCTCGCCCTGACCGGCGCACCCGGCCGAGTACGCCTCAAACCGTGGGGAGGTGAGCCCTGA
- the rpsB gene encoding 30S ribosomal protein S2 gives MAVVTMKQLLDSGVHFGHQTRRWNPKMKRYIFTERNGIYIIDLQQTLTYIDRAFEFIKETVAHGGTIMFVGTKKQAQEAIASEAARVGMPYVNQRWLGGMLTNFQTVHKRLLRLKELESQEQTGGFVGLTKREILTLTREKDKLEKTLGGIRDMAKVPSIVWIVDTKKEHIAVGEARKLNIPVVAILDTNCDPDEVDYPIPGNDDAIRSAALLTKVVAEAAAAGLMARSSRNGASADTKPEPGVATDEPLAEWEKELLAGSETASADATEAAAATEAATATEAPAAEAAATEQPAAEAPAAEQATASS, from the coding sequence ATGGCCGTCGTCACCATGAAGCAGCTGCTTGACAGCGGCGTGCACTTCGGGCACCAGACCCGTCGGTGGAACCCGAAGATGAAGCGCTACATCTTCACCGAGCGCAATGGCATCTACATCATCGACCTGCAGCAGACGCTGACGTACATCGACCGTGCGTTCGAGTTCATCAAGGAAACCGTCGCGCACGGCGGCACGATCATGTTCGTCGGCACGAAGAAGCAGGCTCAGGAAGCCATCGCCAGCGAGGCCGCGCGCGTGGGCATGCCCTACGTGAACCAGCGCTGGCTCGGCGGCATGCTGACCAACTTCCAGACCGTGCACAAGCGTCTTCTCCGCCTCAAGGAGCTCGAGTCGCAGGAGCAGACCGGCGGCTTCGTCGGGCTGACCAAGCGCGAGATCCTGACGCTGACCCGCGAGAAGGACAAGCTCGAGAAGACCCTCGGCGGTATCCGCGACATGGCCAAGGTGCCCTCGATCGTGTGGATCGTCGACACGAAGAAGGAGCACATCGCCGTCGGCGAGGCTCGCAAGCTGAACATCCCGGTCGTCGCGATCCTGGACACCAACTGCGACCCGGACGAGGTCGACTACCCGATCCCGGGCAACGACGACGCGATCCGCTCCGCCGCGCTGCTGACCAAGGTCGTGGCCGAGGCCGCCGCCGCCGGTCTGATGGCCCGCTCCAGCCGTAACGGTGCGTCCGCCGACACGAAGCCGGAGCCGGGCGTCGCCACCGACGAGCCGCTGGCCGAGTGGGAGAAGGAGCTGCTCGCCGGCTCGGAGACCGCGTCCGCCGACGCCACCGAGGCCGCTGCGGCGACCGAGGCGGCCACGGCGACCGAGGCCCCCGCCGCCGAGGCCGCTGCCACCGAGCAGCCGGCCGCCGAGGCCCCCGCCGCCGAGCAGGCGACCGCCTCTTCCTGA
- the tsf gene encoding translation elongation factor Ts — translation MANYTAADVKRLREMTGAGMMDCKKALEENDGDFEKAVEFLRIKGAKDVGKRAERATAEGLVAGDGGVLIELDSETDFVAKNADFQELAAKIVEVAKGLKTSDVEALKAAELDGKTVIEVVQELSARIGEKLELRRVVAFEGQTTSYLHRRGSDLPPAVGVLVEFTGDDADAARGAAMQVAALRAKYLTREEVPAETIENERRIAEQTAREEGKPEQALTKIVEGKVNAYYKDNVLLEQPSVKDNKKTVKALLDAAGVTVTRFARFEVGQA, via the coding sequence ATGGCGAACTACACCGCCGCTGACGTGAAGCGCCTGCGCGAGATGACCGGCGCCGGAATGATGGACTGCAAGAAGGCTCTCGAGGAGAACGACGGCGACTTCGAGAAGGCCGTCGAGTTCCTGCGCATCAAGGGCGCCAAGGACGTCGGCAAGCGCGCCGAGCGCGCGACGGCCGAGGGCCTGGTCGCCGGCGACGGTGGCGTGCTGATCGAGCTGGACTCCGAGACCGACTTCGTCGCGAAGAACGCCGACTTCCAGGAGCTGGCCGCGAAGATCGTCGAGGTCGCGAAGGGCCTGAAGACCAGCGACGTCGAGGCGCTCAAGGCCGCCGAGCTGGACGGCAAGACCGTCATCGAGGTCGTGCAGGAGCTTTCGGCCCGCATCGGCGAGAAGCTCGAACTCCGCCGCGTGGTCGCCTTCGAGGGCCAGACCACCTCGTACCTGCACCGCCGTGGCTCGGACCTGCCGCCCGCCGTCGGCGTGCTGGTCGAGTTCACCGGTGACGACGCCGACGCCGCCCGCGGTGCCGCCATGCAGGTCGCCGCGCTGCGCGCGAAGTACCTGACCCGCGAGGAGGTGCCGGCCGAGACGATCGAGAACGAGCGCCGCATCGCCGAGCAGACCGCCCGCGAAGAGGGCAAGCCCGAGCAGGCCCTGACCAAGATCGTCGAGGGCAAGGTCAACGCCTACTACAAGGACAACGTCCTGCTCGAGCAGCCTTCGGTCAAGGACAACAAGAAGACCGTCAAGGCCCTGCTCGACGCGGCCGGCGTGACCGTGACCCGGTTCGCCCGGTTCGAGGTCGGCCAGGCCTGA
- the pyrH gene encoding UMP kinase, protein MGDRVEGGYRRVLLKLGGEMFGGGSIGVDPDVVHSVAQQIAAVARTGVQIAVVIGGGNYFRGAELSQRGMDRDRADYMAMLGTVMNCLALQDFLEKEGLPTRVQTAITMGQVAEPYIPRRAERHLEKGRVVIFGAGVGMPYFSTDTAAAQRALELGCEVVLMAKAVDGVYTADPKSDPDAKMFREITHREVLERDLKVADATAFSLCMDNNMPIIVFNLLTEGNIARAVSGERIGTLVSTPADGASA, encoded by the coding sequence ATGGGTGACCGCGTCGAGGGTGGCTACCGGCGGGTGCTGCTGAAACTGGGCGGCGAGATGTTCGGCGGCGGCTCGATCGGGGTCGACCCCGATGTCGTGCACTCGGTCGCCCAGCAGATCGCGGCGGTCGCGCGCACCGGCGTCCAGATCGCGGTGGTGATCGGCGGCGGCAACTATTTCCGCGGCGCGGAGCTGTCCCAGCGGGGGATGGACCGTGACCGCGCCGACTACATGGCCATGCTGGGCACCGTGATGAACTGCCTGGCGCTGCAGGACTTCCTGGAGAAGGAAGGGCTGCCCACGCGGGTGCAGACCGCCATCACGATGGGCCAGGTCGCCGAGCCGTACATCCCGCGCCGCGCCGAGCGGCACCTGGAGAAGGGCCGCGTGGTCATCTTCGGCGCCGGCGTCGGCATGCCGTACTTCTCCACCGACACGGCCGCCGCGCAGCGGGCGCTGGAGCTGGGCTGCGAGGTCGTGCTGATGGCCAAGGCCGTCGACGGCGTCTACACCGCCGACCCGAAGAGCGACCCGGACGCGAAGATGTTCCGCGAGATCACCCACCGCGAGGTGCTGGAGCGCGACCTCAAGGTCGCCGACGCGACGGCGTTCAGCCTCTGCATGGACAACAACATGCCCATCATCGTGTTCAATCTGCTCACCGAGGGGAACATCGCCCGCGCGGTGAGTGGTGAGAGGATCGGGACGCTGGTCAGCACCCCCGCTGACGGGGCGTCGGCGTAG